One window of Desulfarculus baarsii DSM 2075 genomic DNA carries:
- a CDS encoding P1 family peptidase, which produces MTNWPEIDRQGSPADVPGFLVGHAQDERGPTGCTVLLCPEGAVGGVAIGGWAAGTRGMDGLGPGHVVRAVQGVLFTGGSSFGLAASDGALRWLVEHGLGNQSGPYRLPSLPAAVIFDLGLTGGRVIPGPEMGRQACENASAGPMTRGNVGAGCGASIGKLFGPSRACKGGLGGASLRVGDLRLGALAVVNAFGDVIDQQGRIIAGARLAPDSASFVDAARHFMAGGAYQPVAPPQNTTLVAIATNARLDKTAAGKVAAVAQGGLARCIDPVHSEVDGDLVCVLARGEVAVDLIGLGVMAGRLAQLAVWDAVLAARSLPGLPAAVDLPPAPRLWPA; this is translated from the coding sequence GTGACGAATTGGCCGGAAATCGACAGGCAGGGTTCGCCGGCCGACGTGCCGGGGTTCTTGGTCGGCCACGCCCAAGACGAGCGGGGGCCCACCGGTTGCACGGTGCTGCTCTGCCCCGAAGGGGCGGTGGGCGGCGTGGCCATCGGCGGCTGGGCGGCCGGCACGCGGGGCATGGACGGGCTGGGGCCGGGGCACGTGGTGCGGGCGGTGCAGGGCGTGCTGTTCACGGGCGGGTCTTCGTTTGGCTTGGCCGCCAGCGACGGGGCGTTGCGCTGGCTGGTGGAGCACGGTCTGGGCAATCAGTCCGGGCCCTATCGCCTGCCCAGCCTGCCGGCGGCGGTGATCTTCGACCTGGGCCTGACCGGCGGGCGGGTCATCCCCGGCCCGGAGATGGGCCGCCAGGCCTGCGAAAACGCCAGCGCCGGCCCCATGACCCGCGGCAACGTGGGGGCCGGCTGCGGGGCCAGCATCGGCAAGCTCTTTGGCCCGTCGCGGGCCTGCAAGGGCGGCCTGGGCGGGGCGTCGCTGCGCGTGGGCGATCTGCGCCTGGGCGCGCTGGCGGTGGTCAACGCCTTTGGCGACGTGATCGACCAACAGGGCCGCATTATCGCCGGGGCGCGTCTGGCGCCGGATTCCGCCAGCTTCGTCGACGCCGCGCGCCATTTCATGGCCGGCGGGGCCTATCAACCCGTGGCCCCGCCGCAGAACACCACCCTGGTGGCCATCGCCACCAACGCCCGGCTGGACAAGACCGCCGCCGGCAAGGTGGCGGCGGTGGCCCAGGGTGGCCTGGCCCGCTGCATCGATCCGGTGCATTCGGAGGTCGACGGCGACCTGGTCTGCGTGCTGGCGCGGGGCGAGGTGGCGGTCGACCTGATCGGCCTGGGCGTGATGGCCGGCCGCCTGGCCCAGTTGGCTGTGTGGGACGCCGTGTTGGCGGCGCGGTCGCTGCCGGGCCTGCCCGCGGCCGTGGATCTGCCGCCCGCGCCGCGGCTCTGGCCGGCCTGA
- the lnt gene encoding apolipoprotein N-acyltransferase, translating to MKFLAAWRPPFWAVGAAAIGGPLTALGFPPHDIWPLTLLGVALLASFCWLLPARRAFAAAWLFGLGCAMGMVWWLTVAMTLHGGMSAPAAWAVLALCMAVLTSYPALAVGLAAYARQAGLSPLFCAPLAWVGGEWLRGVLLTGFPWLPLASGLTGRLELAQTAEWWGASGVSFLLVLTASLLARGLAPPLARRALPGRREWAALGAALALVAGGWLWGQARMTQVATQCAAAPKLVVGVVQPDVAIERLWRADERMAIIGAQAALSRQASAAVDGRRPWLVVWPESSTPFYFAHEDPGTSEVLDLARELDAFVMPAALGLARRQGKAMTSNRAWLVGPDGRIRGYYDKAHLVPFGEYVPLGEVLFWVRALAQIGGDQAAGRPGVLLEADGVKIGALICYESIFAYLGRAQRLAGATLLVNQTNDAWYGPSGASAQHMSHLVFRCIENRLACARSANTGVSGFVLPDGRMAGLTDIFQPAWRVMALPLAGPETTFFTRHGDLVGPICAGAMPPLWAVAWLRRRRDKRRSENA from the coding sequence GTGAAATTTCTCGCCGCTTGGCGGCCTCCCTTCTGGGCCGTCGGCGCGGCCGCCATCGGCGGGCCGCTGACCGCGCTGGGCTTTCCGCCCCACGACATCTGGCCGCTGACCCTGCTGGGCGTGGCGCTGTTGGCGTCGTTTTGCTGGCTGCTGCCGGCCCGCCGGGCCTTTGCCGCGGCCTGGCTTTTTGGCCTGGGCTGCGCCATGGGCATGGTCTGGTGGCTGACGGTGGCCATGACCCTGCACGGCGGCATGAGCGCGCCGGCGGCCTGGGCCGTCTTGGCCCTGTGCATGGCGGTGCTGACGTCCTACCCGGCCCTGGCCGTGGGCCTGGCGGCCTACGCCCGTCAGGCCGGCCTGAGCCCGCTTTTCTGCGCGCCACTGGCCTGGGTGGGCGGCGAGTGGCTGCGCGGCGTGCTGCTGACGGGCTTTCCCTGGCTGCCCCTGGCCAGCGGCCTGACCGGTCGGCTGGAGTTGGCGCAGACGGCGGAGTGGTGGGGCGCCTCGGGGGTTTCGTTTTTGCTGGTGTTGACGGCGTCCTTGCTGGCGCGGGGTCTGGCCCCGCCCCTGGCCCGGCGCGCGCTGCCTGGCCGACGCGAGTGGGCGGCGCTGGGCGCGGCGCTGGCGCTCGTGGCCGGCGGCTGGCTGTGGGGCCAGGCGCGCATGACGCAAGTGGCCACCCAATGCGCGGCCGCGCCCAAGCTGGTCGTCGGCGTGGTCCAGCCCGACGTGGCCATCGAGCGCCTGTGGCGAGCCGATGAGCGCATGGCCATCATCGGGGCTCAGGCCGCGCTCAGCCGCCAGGCGTCCGCCGCGGTCGACGGGCGGCGGCCCTGGCTGGTCGTCTGGCCCGAATCATCGACGCCGTTTTACTTTGCCCACGAAGACCCCGGCACCAGCGAGGTGCTGGACCTGGCCAGGGAGTTGGACGCCTTTGTCATGCCGGCGGCCCTGGGCCTGGCCCGCCGCCAGGGCAAGGCCATGACCAGCAACCGCGCCTGGCTGGTGGGCCCCGACGGCCGGATCAGGGGTTATTACGACAAGGCTCATCTGGTGCCTTTTGGCGAATACGTGCCCCTGGGCGAGGTGCTTTTCTGGGTGCGAGCCCTGGCCCAGATCGGCGGCGATCAGGCCGCCGGCCGGCCGGGCGTGCTGCTGGAGGCCGACGGCGTGAAAATCGGCGCGTTGATCTGCTACGAATCCATCTTCGCCTACCTGGGCCGGGCCCAGCGCCTGGCCGGGGCCACGCTGCTGGTCAACCAGACCAACGACGCCTGGTACGGCCCCAGCGGCGCTTCGGCCCAGCACATGAGCCACCTGGTCTTTCGCTGCATCGAAAACCGTCTGGCCTGCGCCCGCTCGGCCAACACCGGCGTCAGCGGCTTTGTCTTGCCCGACGGCCGCATGGCCGGGCTGACCGACATCTTCCAGCCGGCCTGGCGAGTCATGGCCCTGCCCCTGGCCGGCCCCGAAACGACTTTTTTCACCCGCCACGGCGACCTGGTCGGGCCCATCTGCGCCGGGGCCATGCCCCCGCTGTGGGCCGTGGCCTGGCTGAGGCGGCGACGCGACAAAAGGAGAAGCGAAAATGCATGA
- a CDS encoding response regulator — protein sequence MAKILIVDDEEHIRFLYAEELTDEGYEVATADSGFEILERIEREKPDLIILDIKMVDYNGLDILQDIRNKFYDLPVILCTAYDTFKEDMKSIAADFYVIKSFDLTELKSKVKMALEASVPKA from the coding sequence ATGGCCAAGATTTTGATTGTCGACGACGAAGAGCACATCCGTTTTCTTTACGCCGAGGAGCTCACCGACGAGGGCTACGAGGTCGCCACGGCCGACAGCGGTTTCGAGATCCTCGAACGCATCGAGCGCGAAAAGCCGGACCTGATCATCCTGGACATCAAGATGGTCGACTACAACGGGCTGGACATCCTGCAAGACATCCGCAACAAGTTCTACGACTTGCCCGTCATCCTCTGCACGGCCTACGACACCTTCAAGGAGGACATGAAGTCCATCGCCGCCGACTTCTACGTGATCAAGTCCTTCGACCTGACCGAGCTGAAAAGCAAGGTCAAGATGGCCCTCGAGGCCTCGGTGCCCAAAGCCTAA
- a CDS encoding glycosyltransferase family protein codes for MAEFVAEINPQNITEAEMVVAIPSYREAKLIGFPAEQAALGLQKFFSDKSCVLINCDNDSDDGTREAFMAADTGDVPKLYLSTPPGVRGKGNNFHNLFSKVLQLKAKAVVVVDADLKSITPQWIKHLGEPLFNNFGYVSPLYVRHKYDGTITNSIAYPLTRSLYGRRVRQPIGGDFGFSGELARIYLASPTWSEAVRNFGIDIWMTTVAMNSNTPICQAFMGRPKIHKPKDPGSDLGPMFSQVVGTIFDLMQHSTGFWMRVKWSRPTSIYGFGLGEVELPPPVKVSAEKLLDNFRAGFARYADLWREVLSPDSMNKINEIAGLPDSRFDFPTQVWATLLYDFAIAHKNNAIDRQELLASLIPVYFGKTLSYVRKTERMTIQEAEEFIENECMVFEETKPYLLERWGA; via the coding sequence ATGGCGGAGTTTGTCGCAGAAATCAACCCACAAAACATCACCGAAGCCGAAATGGTCGTGGCCATCCCCTCCTATCGTGAGGCCAAGCTGATCGGCTTCCCCGCCGAACAAGCCGCCTTGGGGCTGCAAAAGTTTTTTTCCGACAAATCGTGCGTGCTGATCAACTGTGACAACGACTCGGACGACGGCACCCGCGAGGCGTTCATGGCCGCCGACACCGGCGACGTGCCCAAGCTGTATCTCTCAACCCCGCCGGGCGTGCGCGGCAAAGGCAACAACTTCCACAACCTTTTCAGCAAAGTCCTCCAACTCAAGGCCAAGGCCGTGGTGGTGGTCGACGCCGACCTGAAGTCGATCACGCCCCAGTGGATCAAGCACCTGGGCGAGCCGTTATTCAACAATTTCGGCTATGTGTCGCCGCTGTACGTGCGCCACAAATACGACGGCACCATCACCAACTCCATCGCCTATCCCTTGACGCGCAGCCTTTATGGCCGCCGCGTGCGTCAGCCCATCGGCGGCGATTTCGGCTTTTCGGGCGAGCTGGCCCGCATTTATCTGGCCAGCCCCACCTGGAGCGAGGCCGTGCGCAACTTCGGCATCGACATCTGGATGACCACCGTGGCCATGAACAGCAACACGCCCATCTGTCAGGCCTTCATGGGCCGGCCCAAGATCCACAAGCCCAAGGATCCCGGCTCTGACCTGGGGCCCATGTTCAGCCAGGTGGTGGGCACCATCTTCGATCTGATGCAGCACAGCACCGGTTTCTGGATGCGCGTCAAGTGGTCGCGGCCCACGTCCATTTACGGCTTCGGCCTGGGCGAGGTGGAGTTGCCGCCGCCGGTCAAGGTCAGCGCCGAAAAACTCCTGGACAATTTCCGCGCCGGCTTCGCCCGCTACGCCGACCTGTGGCGCGAGGTGCTATCGCCCGATAGCATGAACAAAATAAACGAAATCGCCGGGTTGCCCGACAGCCGCTTCGACTTCCCGACCCAGGTTTGGGCCACCTTGCTCTACGATTTCGCCATCGCCCACAAAAACAACGCCATCGACCGGCAGGAGCTTCTGGCGTCGCTGATTCCGGTATACTTTGGCAAGACCTTGTCGTACGTGCGCAAGACCGAGCGCATGACCATCCAGGAAGCCGAGGAATTCATCGAAAACGAATGCATGGTCTTCGAGGAGACCAAGCCTTACCTGCTGGAGCGCTGGGGCGCCTAG
- a CDS encoding hemolysin family protein, which yields MEREIAGLVDQGEAQGFISADEGEMIEAVLDLAETTAGQIMVPRIDIATVAESASVEEAIRVIIESGHSRIPLHGADLDHIHGIVHAKDLLPFWGRPSEEVNLLRICRKPFFVPLSMSVNRLMAEFRKRRAHLAVVVDEYGGTAGIVTMEDVLEEIVGEIVDEYDQEQPMLEEQPDGALLLDARLEVEDLADHLGVELPTELPEGRFETMGGLITTALGRVPKVGEEIVVGPLRMVIKEADERRVTKIMAALEQSPVAAASGD from the coding sequence TTGGAACGCGAAATCGCCGGGTTGGTTGACCAGGGCGAGGCTCAAGGCTTTATTTCGGCCGACGAGGGCGAGATGATCGAGGCGGTCTTGGATCTGGCCGAGACCACCGCCGGACAGATCATGGTGCCACGTATCGACATCGCCACCGTGGCCGAGTCGGCCAGCGTCGAGGAGGCGATTCGGGTGATCATCGAGTCCGGCCACTCGCGCATCCCCCTGCACGGCGCGGACCTGGACCACATCCACGGCATCGTCCACGCCAAGGATCTGCTGCCCTTTTGGGGCCGCCCGTCCGAGGAAGTCAACCTGCTGCGCATCTGTCGCAAGCCGTTTTTCGTGCCGCTGTCGATGAGCGTCAACAGGCTCATGGCCGAATTTCGCAAACGTCGCGCCCACTTGGCCGTGGTCGTCGACGAATACGGCGGCACGGCCGGCATCGTGACCATGGAAGACGTGCTGGAGGAGATCGTCGGCGAGATCGTCGACGAATACGACCAGGAGCAGCCCATGCTCGAGGAGCAGCCCGACGGCGCGCTCCTGCTCGACGCCCGCCTGGAGGTGGAGGATCTGGCCGACCACCTGGGCGTGGAGTTGCCCACCGAACTGCCCGAGGGCCGCTTCGAGACCATGGGCGGGCTGATCACCACGGCCCTGGGCCGGGTGCCCAAGGTCGGCGAGGAGATCGTGGTGGGGCCTCTGCGCATGGTCATCAAGGAGGCCGACGAGCGGCGGGTGACCAAAATCATGGCCGCGTTGGAGCAATCGCCCGTGGCGGCGGCCAGCGGAGACTAG